A section of the Fusarium falciforme chromosome 8, complete sequence genome encodes:
- a CDS encoding Zn(2)-C6 fungal-type domain-containing protein, with product MEERFDGLASQRNDMPEETFVKPSVFPTAQYPAAEGILEWPVFEGLGLQLHGRSLALIHQDSHQFPTNSGASPVDSRSHGQMQSSAGVDVFKDGLPSSLVIESAIKDFLANVHTKNPILDPTTLAEAAEDCIKNGIGDSVQAALVLTACALGIISGPYMPSTFDKYSPASPDKVGTSRQLGESCFARCRTILSNQPLSLLSTQCHFFCGVYEMYSIRPVAAWLQFSQASLQLKLHIQSRSFSPNEYQTDEGRLLQRLYWSCMQSECELANELRVTSSGLEDLPFPYAFPHPPESSTSPAELDDKSPGNRSQLNSWMYYLSETSLRRIGNEIIWTLYDQSPTAWMRDIVTTQRQAEQLDQKVTAWVNNLPKALQIEEPIFESTNELGLHVRSRYLTSKAWIFQPFLYFMIHAPQTELIKHRKDIEPLAFTCLEASMGMINDATHHHRHHGTWYTARLAFGAALCLLAAARVNSIAMPPGWKASVQQAMHILSRWSAESRNLQVSLEILRAEWDAVNE from the exons ATGGAGGAGCGCTTCGATGGGCTTGCAAGTCAAAG AAACGACATGCCTGAAGAAACCTTTGTAAAGCCCTCCGTCTTTCCTACAGCACAGTATCCAGCTGCAGAAGGAATCCTCGAATGGCCTGTCTTTGAAGGACTCGGACTACAACTCCATGGCCGATCTTTGGCCTTGATACACCAAGACAGTCACCAGTTTCCTACCAACTCAGGGGCCTCACCCGTCGATTCAAGAAGTCATGGCCAAATGCAAAGTTCAGCCGGCGTGGATGTTTTCAAAGACGGCCTTCCAAGCTCTTTAGTCATTGAATCAGCCATCAAGGATTTTCTTGCCAATGTCCACACCAAGAATCCCATTCTGGACCCGACAACCCTCGCTGAGGCCGCTGAGGACTGTATTAAAAATGGTATTGGAGATTCTGTCCAGGCTGCACTCGTC CTCACTGCGTGTGCGCTTGGAATCATCTCGGGACCCTACATGCCCTCCACTTTTGATAAGTATTCTCCAGCGAGCCCTGACAAAGTTGGCACCTCAAGGCAGCTGGGAGAAAGTTGCTTTGCCAGATGCCGAACAATACTCAGTAATCAACCGCTGTCTCTGTTGTCGACACAATGTCACTTCTTTTGTGGCGTGTATGAGATGTACTCGATCCGTCCGGTCGCTGCTTGGTTGCAGTTTAGCCAGGCAAGCCTTCAACTGAAATTGCATATCCAGTCGAGGTCTTTCTCGCCCAACGAGTATCAGACGGACGAGGGACGGCTGCTTCAAAGACTTTACTGGTCCTGCATGCAGTCAGAATG TGAACTAGCAAACGAACTCCGTGTGACGAGTTCTGGCCTTGAAGACCTCCCATTCCCTTATGCTTTTCCGCATCCTCCAGAGTCTTCCACCTCCCCTGCTGAGTTGGATGACAAGTCGCCTGGGAATCGCTCACAGCTGAATAGCTGGATGTATTACCTCTCGGAAACATCATTACGACGAATTGGTAATGAGATTATCTGGACTTTATATGATCAATCGCCCACTGCCTGGATGAGGGACATTGTCACCACGCAGAGACAAGCTGAACAGCTTGACCAGAAAGTGACAGCTTG GGTAAACAACCTACCCAAGGCGCTTCAGATTGAAGAACCAATATTCGAGTCGACAAACGAGCTCGGCCTACACGTGAGAAGCCGATACCTCACAAGTAAAGCCTGGATCTTTCAACCATTCCTCTACTTTATGATCCATGCACCTCAGACCGAGCTTATCAAGCACAGAAAGGATATTGAACCCTTGGCGTTTACTTGTCTGGAAGCCTCAATGGGGATGATCAACGACGCGACTCACCACCATCGACACCACGGAACTTGGTACACGGCTCGCCTCGCCTTTGGAGCTGCCTTGTGTCTCCTTGCTGCGGCGAGGGTTAACTCAATAGCCATGCCGCCGGGGTGGAAGGCTTCGGTTCAGCAGGCGATGCATATTTTGAGTCGTTGGAGCGCAGAGTCGAGGAATTTGCAGGTTAGCCTTGAGATTCTTCGGGCGGAATGGGATGCGGTAAATGAATAG
- a CDS encoding DUF4097 domain-containing protein, with protein sequence MPAPYSDNLYSADDESEALSPTDGYFHASSASSRPRPLVPNVLVEDPTLASRESKAWEAERERRLLNSDDAGASSSDTRPMASPSIQHEAPPAYSPSSTNYSTFSPMGQVQEQYPRVEEQQPLLSHGPESMSSPPHEEPSRWRRLKTSVAKANLRRKFRTILGTFVIISIVFILLGIFFDDSSDWEPPDYINDGPIGSHGEFTWNPSRVCLDTPHSFPKTTTSLKFDRTSNLEIVQTVQRDRGHRGARPHVSGEVILQPAKDSSSAAIELQVISNDKNLGVHVHFDEKTQLFKMITPDTIDWDSSQAPCIQIRATVWVPQKSIVNALKINTIHLNVDVEAGFDLQVLKSTVIRSAIGHINTPAVAPKKAAVPYTLSSREINIHTASGKVKGWYPLYDLLDIDTVSGDITVNVGPKPAEGEKPASLRVHSASGQIEVHEPLSQPKDSLPPRDYVVNVGTASGDITAEVAASSHARFESQSGDFKLRILPVLESSTSPALETDTKSGTSQVTILEPLWITAIGDETPALSALKSKHSSISGTIKLQYPSSWEGHVFAQTVSGSQDIRGRGLEVTHEGGPFARRTRGRKGDGNSQMDVSSVSGDESVLVGEE encoded by the exons ATGCCCGCCCCGTACTCTGACAACCTCTACTCGGCCGACGACGAGTCCGAGGCCCTGTCGCCTACTGATGGTTACTTCCACGCGTCGTCGGCGTCATCACGTCCGCGGCCCCTGGTGCCGAATGTCCTCGTAGAGGATCCTACCCTTGCGAGCCGCGAGTCCAAGGCGTGGGAGgccgagagggagagacggTTATTAAACAGCGATGACGCCGGCGCATCTTCCAGTGACACCAGACCTATGGCTTCGCCTTCGATTCAGCACGAGGCTCCTCCTGCTTACTCACCTTCTTCGACAAATTACTCGACGTTTTCGCCAATGGGTCAAGTGCAGGAGCAGTATCCTCGGGTAGAGGAGCAACAACCTCTGTTGTCTCATGGACCCGAGTCTATGAGTAGTCCTCCCCATGAGGAACCATCACGATGGAGACGACTAAAGACGTCTGTCGCAAAGGCCAACCTGCGAAGAAAGTTTAGAACCATTCTTGGTACTTTTGTCATTATATCCATCGTCTTTATTCTGCTTGGCATTTTCTTTGATGACTCTTCTGAT TGGGAACCTCCCGACTACATCAACGATGGCCCTATTGGGAGTCACGGCGAGTTCACATGGAATCCCTCACGGGTATGCCTCGATACTCCACACAGCTTTCCCAAGACCACGACGTCCTTGAAATTTGACCGTACGAGCAACCTCGAGATTGTACAGACGGTTCAAAGGGATCGTGGTCATAGAGGCGCAAGACCTCACGTCTCTGGGGAAGTCATCCTGCAACCTGCAAAGGATAGCTCGTCTGCGGCAATTGAGCTGCAAGTCATCTCCAATGACAAGAATCTTGGAGTCCATGTCCACTTTGATGAGAAGACGCAGCTGTTCAAGATGATTACGCCGGATACGATAGACTGGGACTCGAGCCAAGCACCCTGCATCCAGATCCGCGCAACTGTCTGGGTGCCTCAAAAGTCTATCGTCAATGCCCTCAAGATCAACACTATTCATCTCAACGTTGACGTCGAGGCAGGTTTTGACTTGCAGGTTCTGAAGAGCACTGTTATCCGCAGCGCCATCGGACACATCAACACGCCAGCCGTGGCTCCCAAGAAAGCAGCAGTGCCTTATACACTGTCATCCCGCGAGATCAACATCCACACAGCTAGCGGAAAAGTCAAGGGGTGGTATCCGCTATACGACCTCCTCGACATTGACACCGTCTCGGGCGACATCACTGTAAACGTCGGACCCAAGCCAGCAGAGGGTGAAAAGCCAGCTTCACTCCGCGTGCACTCTGCTTCTGGACAAATCGAGGTTCACGAGCCTTTGAGTCAGCCCAAGGATTCACTCCCGCCTCGGGACTACGTCGTCAACGTCGGCACGGCATCTGGAGACATCACAGCCGAGGTAGCAGCAAGTTCCCACGCAAGATTCGAGTCCCAATCGGGAGACTTCAAACTCCGCATCCTACCCGTCCTAGAATCGTCAACAAGCCCAGCCTTAGAAACAGACACAAAGAGCGGAACCTCTCAAGTAACCATACTAGAGCCCCTCTGGATAACCGCCATTGGCGATGAGACACCGGCCTTGTCAGCCCTAAAGTCCAAGCACAGCTCCATCAGCGGAACCATCAAGCTCCAGTACCCATCGTCGTGGGAGGGCCACGTCTTTGCGCAGACGGTCTCGGGGTCGCAAGACATCCGCGGGCGAGGGCTGGAGGTGACGCACGAGGGCGGGCCGTTTGCTCGACGCACCCGGGGACGCAAGGGAGATGGGAACTCGCAGATGGATGTGAGTAGCGTGTCTGGGGACGAGTCTGTCTTGGTGGGTGAAGAGTAA
- a CDS encoding Non-specific serine/threonine protein kinase has translation MEGPSGEVRDHTLRATNFNEVYPLYPWARREKRLAIFSNYPPRHAHRCPAGGHPVLLYQSDRSFSWDSIQVVGFHVDTAFGYHQGIRELYKCAREVFRSQPTRLFVHGYFVYGSSLERWVFDRSGMYCSGSTPFDPNSIWPGTIMNQLIVDVVKNYQWMSDIELGVNPSVRYDGIGSFIPAHGYYPQPKLYLERTPLVHPRKIVSRCTICYRARTFGSEYEYVVKFSWRSRSRSPEEEMLRLAKQRNVQGVVRLVSYHVVDESSNLCQRLQLIRHRDFSRADPATTPSKDLNMSCLVVTPSGRPISKFDDIPELLEAFRDALKAHQSLYIDGGILHRDISTGNIIIPDIEIEGEPRGMLIDLDLSKEVADLSATSEQVVGTRPFMSIDLMKHGQHSCLHDLDSFFFVFLWVVICRDDEPSPESVLDGWSGRSFDHLARRKAKDISLDNFHVLVSEFPPLFKCLSRLAYELRDMVDTPWKYISHPG, from the coding sequence atggaGGGACCCAGTGGTGAGGTCAGAGACCACACCCTTCGCGCCACAAACTTCAACGAGGTGTATCCCCTATACCCCTGGGCTCGCAGAGAGAAACGTCTGGCAATCTTTTCAAATTATCCACCTAGACATGCCCATCGCTGCCCCGCTGGGGGTCATCCGGTTCTGCTTTACCAGTCCGACAGATCCTTTAGCTGGGACAGTATACAGGTCGTCGGCTTCCACGTGGACACCGCCTTTGGATATCACCAAGGAATCCGAGAGCTGTACAAGTGCGCCCGAGAAGTTTTCCGGAGCCAACCAACTCGTTTATTTGTGCATGGATACTTTGTCTATGGTTCTTCTCTCGAGCGGTGGGTGTTTGACCGATCTGGCATGTACTGCTCTGGGTCAACACCTTTTGACCCAAACTCGATATGGCCGGGCACCATTATGAACCAGTTGATTGTCGACGTCGTTAAGAACTACCAATGGATGAGCGACATCGAGTTAGGCGTGAATCCAAGCGTTCGCTATGATGGTATAGGGAGTTTTATTCCGGCTCATGGCTACTATCCTCAACCCAAGCTATACCTGGAACGAACGCCGCTTGTGCATCCCCGCAAGATCGTGAGCCGATGCACCATTTGCTACCGAGCAAGGACGTTTGGTTCCGAGTACGAATATGTGGTCAAGTTCTCATGGCGGTCGCGATCTCGAAGCCCGGAGGAAGAGATGCTACGGCTTGCCAAGCAGCGAAACGTCCAGGGAGTGGTGCGACTGGTCAGCTATCATGTAGTTGATGAATCATCCAACCTTTGTCAACGCTTGCAGCTTATAAGGCACAGGGACTTCTCACGTGCTGATCCAGCGACTACGCCATCAAAGGACTTAAACATGTCCTGCCTGGTTGTCACTCCGTCCGGACGCCCTATATCAAAGTTCGACGACATCCCAGAGCTGCTCGAGGCCTTCCGCGATGCTCTCAAGGCACACCAGTCTCTATATATTGACGGTGGGATCCTCCATCGGGATATCTCCACTGGAAACATTATCATCCCCGACATTGAGATAGAAGGGGAGCCGCGTGGAATGTTGATCGACCTGGACCTGAGCAAAGAAGTAGCAGATCTCTCCGCTACATCCGAACAGGTCGTTGGGACCAGACCCTTCATGTCAATCGACTTGATGAAACACGGACAGCACTCGTGTCTTCATGATCTGGActctttcttcttcgtctttctCTGGGTTGTCATCTGCCGAGACGACGAACCCTCACCTGAGAGTGTGCTCGACGGTTGGAGCGGCCGAAGCTTTGATCACCTAGCGAGAAGAAAAGCCAAGGACATCTCGTTAGACAACTTTCACGTCCTTGTATCAGAGTTCCCGCCCTTGTTCAAGTGCCTCAGCAGGCTAGCGTACGAGCTGCGTGACATGGTCGATACCCCGTGGAAATACATTTCCCACCCTGGGTAG
- a CDS encoding RNA polymerase II holoenzyme cyclin-like subunit: protein MSANYWESTQRRFWQFTKDQLVTMRQKLEDDNAELVRMFPLPQQRHLNIYFNQQLIRLAKRLTIRQQSMATAQVYMKRFYSKVEIRRTNPYLVIATAIYLACKMEESPQHIRLIVTEARQMWGDLVAIDTSKLGECEFFMISEMRSQLIVHQPYRSISALRSELSLVEDEVQLARSVINDHYMTDLPLLYAPHIIALVAILLALVLRPNNSAPGQSSGSAAAAGLAAAQQALLRAQGQSSQTGFSDSSPAEPKEKQQQARVSRVQRFAAWLVESNVEIASMVDATQEIISFYECYEQYNDKLTREQINRFVKARGLDK from the exons ATGTCGGCCAACTACTGGGAGTCGACGCAACGTCGCTTCTGGCAGTTCACCAAGGATCAGCTGGTAACGATGCGACAGAAACTCGAAGACGACAACGCCGAACTCGTCCGCATGTTCCCGCTCCCGCAACAGCGCCATCTAAATATCTACTTTAATCAAC AGTTGATACGGTTAGCAAAGCGCCTCACGATCCGACAGCAGTCCATGGCCACGGCCCAAGTCTACATGAAGCGATTCTATTCGAAAGTCGAGATCCGCCGAACGAACCCATACCTTGTCATTGCGACCGCTATTTATCTGGCATGCAAGATGGAGGAGTCGCCTCAGCACATCAGGTTGATCGTGACCGAGGCCCGGCAGATGTGGGGAGACCTCGTCGCCATCGATACGTCCAAGCTGGGCGAGTGCGAGTTCTTCATGATCAGCGAGATGCGGTCGCAGCTCATCGTACACCAGCCGTACCGGAGCATCAGCGCTCTGCGATCTGAGCTGTCGCtggtggaggatgaggttcaGCTGGCCCGGTCGGTCATCAACGACCACTACATGACCGACCTACCCCTTTTATACGCTCCCCATATTATTGCACTGGTGGCTATTCTGCTGGCTCTCGTGCTTCGACCTAATAATTCGGCACCTGGACAAAGCTCTGGCTCTGCGGCTGCGGCAGGTCTCGCGGCTGCTCAGCAAGCGCTGTTGCGAGCCCAGGGACAGTCTTCACAGACTGGATTCTCGGATTCTAGCCCTGCAGAGCCCAAAGAGAAGCAGCAACAGGCTAGAGTCTCGCGTGTGCAGAGGTTCGCGGCCTGGCTGGTCGAGAGCAATGTCGAGATCGCGTCCATGGTAGACGCCACGCAGGAGATCATTTCCTTTTACGAATGCTACGAGCAATATAACGACAAGCTCACACGGGAGCAGATCAACCGGTTTGTAAAGGCTCGGGGGTTGGATAAGTAA
- a CDS encoding BZIP domain-containing protein: protein MASTRASTDDQHEPTSSELDKNQKRKLRNRLSQRAFRRRQAEYLRDLRNRAEASQKPDNERVAELEEENGRLRAHITELQSRLEGVQVTLQMIASSSSKILGRSGSSLPRQPRIEERDSEQEENEPSRDESITADKAQSDSTPWPPFSSAALEAIQIPDLSFPTDVDSTIEIPISDAVQARSNLIRDVMGSVGPIDPNLSKSPLQLQRIPNIWNFNYQMGNQAYIDAIESCASSRPTSGLRWVDSNSPISDHIQILKRLLLTKLKPTILDNRSCQTLYQSVSTVLAMFNSVTRPDVMNWYAKTRFFHIIELTAWQILPCSLTYSRVHERYRPTELQLGLQGQYPCVVDWIPFASIRDRIIQLHAANPCVDQIFCDTVSAYVVESTLSELVVGGSLMKVYIRVTDLIASMALQQGEGEGIDSMASLPAPDIKTLFSSPEYAYLAFKHLKMDCGASYYKIDPVFFSKYPELCDPSDDIVASGVPLKPGTQTTLTSPNYVDAVTVATYCSFINFSFDAATALSRLEYV from the exons ATGGCTTCCACAAGGGCATCGACTGATGACCAGCATGAGCCCACATCATCTGAGCTGGACAAGAATCAAAAGAG GAAACTCCGTAACCGTCTCTCCCAGCGCGCCTTTCGTCGAAGACAAGCCGAGTATCTCAGGGATCTGAGGAATCGAGCCGAAGCCTCGCAGAAGCCAGACAATGAGAGAGTCGCCGAGCTCGAAGAGGAGAATGGCCGTCTACGTGCTCACATCACCGAGCTACAGTCGCGGTTGGAAGGTGTACAAGTCACGCTTCAGATGATagcttcatcatcttccaagATTCTTGGTCGATCTGGGAGTTCTCTGCCTCGTCAACCACGGATCGAAGAGAGAGACTCGGAACAGGAAGAGAACGAGCCATCAAGGGACGAATCTATTACTGCTGATAAAGCACAGTCTGACTCAACCCCTTGGCCACCCTTTTCTTCTGCTGCCCTCGAAGCTATCCAAATCCCTGACCTGTCCTTCCCAACCGACGTCGATTCCACCATCGAAATTCCAATCAGTGATGCCGTTCAAGCAAGATCCAACCTGATACGCGACGTCATGGGCAGCGTAGGCCCAATCGACCCGAACCTATCCAAGTCCCCCCTACAGCTGCAGAGAATACCGAATATCTGGAACTTCAATTATCAGATGGGCAACCAGGCATACATCGATGCCATCGAGTCTTGTGCGTCCTCCAGACCCACGAGCGGCTTGAGATGGGTCGATTCCAACTCGCCAATCTCGGACCACATCCAGATCTTGAAGAGATTGTTATTGACCAAGCTGAAGCCGACGATTCTCGATAACCGGTCTTGCCAAAC ACTCTATCAGTCTGTCTCTACTGTACTGGCCATGTTCAACAGCGTCACCCGCCCCGACGTCATGAACTGGTACGCAAAGACGAGGTTCTTTCATATCATCGAGCTCACAGCTTGGCAAATCTTGCCCTGCTCCCTCACCTATTCAAGAGTGCACGAACGATATCGACCGACAGAGCTTCAACTTGGTCTGCAAGGGCAGTACCCTTGCGTTGTCGACTGGATCCCTTTTGCGTCGATACGAGATCGGATTATACAACTTCATGCCGCCAACCCCTGTGTTGACCAGATATTCTGCGATACCGTCAGCGCATACGTCGTCGAGTCTACCCTCTCTGAGTTGGTAGTAGGGGGCTCCTTGATGAAGGTTTACATCCGCGTAACAGACCTCATCGCAAGCATGGCTCTCCAACAAGGCGAAGGCGAAGGTATAGACAGCATGGCATCTCTCCCAGCACCCGACATCAAAACACTCTTCTCATCCCCCGAGTACGCATACCTCGCCTTCAAGCACCTCAAGATGGACTGCGGAGCCTCGTACTACAAGATCGACcccgtcttcttcagcaAGTACCCTGAGCTGTGTGATCCGTCCGACGATATTGTGGCCTCGGGGGTGCCCCTAAAGCCGGGGACGCAGACGACACTTACAAGCCCCAACTACGTCGACGCCGTGACAGTTGCGACTTATTGTAGTTTTATCAACTTTTCCTTTGACGCGGCTACGGCACTGTCTCGGTTAGAGTATGTCTAA
- a CDS encoding Aa-trans domain-containing protein, with translation MLIRTVVLYQSPNIVVMDHYITPPAPESSSDDKNISDMDKIEAVRRTSDEALGQVMGLDLEREKTAQGDAYFHRLGWKRLTVILIVTAIALGSLSLPGAYATLGMIPGVIVTIVFGFVAIYASYIIGLVKLKYPKAKSYVDAGALLMGKWGDVLFSVIFVSLLTLVVGSHCLTGTIAFVTMTESDVCSLVFGVMSAIILLILAIPPSFSEVAILGYIDFASILIAIGITVIATGVQSSEPENPWSAWPKENISLAEAFVAISNIVFAYAFAIGQISYMDEMHTPEDFTKSISAFGVIQTTIYTLTGSLIYVFVGQDVKSPALLSAGPLISKIAFGLAIPVIYISGSINTTVAARFIHGRIYKNSITRYINTVKGWISWIVVVTTISLVAWIISEAIPFFSELLSLTGCLFVAGTSFYIPPIMWYCLLREGKWYEKHNLWTAMANLTVFVLGVTVFCIGTYASVVEIVSSLLFPLMRQTNWPGRSKSLIQVPSVGHFRAVLVDESASSVSS, from the exons ATGTTGATAAGAACTGTAGTTCTTTATCAGTCACCTAATATCGTCGTCATGGATCACTACATCACCCCTCCTGCCCCTGAGAGCTCCTCAGACGACAAGAACATCTCAGACATGGACAAGATCGAAGCTGTTCGTCGAACCTCTGACGAAGCCCTTGGCCAAGTCATGGGCCTAGACcttgagagagaaaagacaGCCCAGGGCGATGCCTACTTTCATCGTCTGGGCTGGAAGCGCCTCaccgtcatcctcatcgtcactgCCATCGCCCTCGGTAGCCTGAGTCTCCCCGGAGCATACGCAACGCTGGGGATGATACCAGGAGTCATTGTAACAATCGTCTTCGGGTTCGTCGCTATCTACGCTAGCTATATCATCGGCCTCGTCAAACTCAAGtaccccaaggccaagagttATGTCGACGCGGGAGCCCTTCTGATGGGGAAGTGGGGTGATGTCTTGTTCAGTGTCATCTTTGTATCTTTACTTACTCTAGTTGTTGGATCACATTGCTTAACTGGCACTATTGCCTTTGTCACCATGACAGAAAGCGACGTGTGTTCTCTGGTTTTCGGGGTCATGTCGGCCATTATCCTGTTGATTCTCGCTATCCCACCCTCGTTCTCAGAAGTTGCCATCTTGGGATACATCGACTTTGCCTCTATTCTGATTGCTATCGGAATCACAGTCATCGCTACAGGGGTGCAGTCGTCTGAGCCAGAGAATCCTTGGTCTGCCTGGCCCAAGGAGAACATCAGCCTCGCCGAAGCCTTTGTTGCAATTTCAAACATTGTTTTTGCCTATGCGTTTGCTA TTGGACAAATATCCTACATGGACGAGATGCATACGCCAGAGGATTTCACAaagtccatctcggcctttgGCGTGATCCAAACCACCATTTACACGCTCACCGGGTCCCTCATCTACGTCTTTGTTGGACAGGACGTCAAGTCTCCCGCGTTGCTCTCGGCTGGCCCCCTAATTTCAAAGATCGCATTTGGCCTGGCGATCCCAGTCATCTATATCTCGGGTTCTATCAACACAACTGTCGCCGCCCGGTTCATTCATGGGAGAATCTATAAAAACTCCATCACACGTTACATCAATACAGTCAAGGGGTGGATTAGCTGGATAGTGGTTGTGACTACTATTAGCCTTGTCGCTTGGATCATCTCTGAGGCGATCCCTTTTTTCTCGGAACTCCTATCGCTTACTGGCTGTCTTTTCGTCGCGGGGACTTCGTTCTATATCCCTCCAATTATGTGGTATTGCCTTCTGAGGGAAGGAAAATGGTACGAAAAGCACAACTTGTGGACGGCGATGGCAAACCTTACCGTATTCGTCCTGGGCGTCACTGTCTTTTGCATCGGCACTTATGCCAGTGTGGTGGAAATCGTGAGTTCACTTCTCTTCCCTTTAATGCGGCAAACTAACTGGCCTGGTAGATCAAAAAGTTTGATTCAGGTTCCATCAGTAGGCCATTTTCGTGCAGTGTTGGTAGATGAGTCGGCGTCGAGTGTCTCATCATGA